The Urbifossiella limnaea genome has a window encoding:
- a CDS encoding Ig-like domain-containing protein: protein MTHVPPVRRRLAVEALESRVQPSASLDPLPAAVTTATVAGQLPLAVVDFPLPTLSPRPAPVTAAPAASAPLVVSGLGQVTYLAAFDTSGAGGGAMISAAPALPAALIVAVDTTPPTAVDDAYTTAVRTSVLSLDLVVGVPGGLLGNDLSPGGAVLTASAVALPSNGLLLLSPDGSFVYTAFVTFTGTDSFTYVVTDGVITSAPATVVVTVAAANRAPVASPDAYTVAEDTTLSAGAPGLLGNDTDPDGDTLTALLETAPAVGTLVLTTGGAFTYTPPAGWSGTTSFTYRVTDGSMSPAPVTVTLNVVGAVARPAAVDDDYAVAAGGTLRVTAPGVLANDTPSGIGTLTAVLNSDPGHGTLTFDPDGSFTYTPDVGYAGTDSFGYSAADGGGVTGGTRVRIFVHSTNRPPVGGVDTATTVAGTPVTVSAATVLANDSDPDGDVLAAELVAGGAHGTVTVAADGSMTYTPDAGFHGTDTFTYLVTDGQLRSGLVQVTVTVANPPTPEPPPTPDLLPPVPSPTGTAGPTIAATPPDSVAPRASDSSDGDSPLGGAPGGTVSPVPAVSSGTPTGNSQPAGTPTAADAGRVYAAGDAPVLPEAPAPAPQPSPATQPQPVPTAPEPSAPAAAVALPPTVPATAPVPITPAITTPQAAVNLPATLLAPLDRVRDELRAEAAERATADSIVVSGTVAVAGMVLLNTRAVYWFLSALLARPAVMRRFDPLDVIFAWERDARRPRDGGPDDSLQAMVG, encoded by the coding sequence CCCACTCTCAGCCCCCGACCTGCCCCCGTCACGGCCGCCCCGGCCGCGTCCGCGCCGTTGGTCGTGAGCGGCCTAGGGCAGGTGACGTACCTCGCCGCGTTCGACACCTCGGGAGCGGGCGGCGGGGCGATGATCTCGGCCGCGCCGGCCTTGCCTGCTGCGCTGATCGTGGCCGTCGACACGACCCCACCGACGGCCGTGGACGACGCCTACACGACGGCCGTCCGCACGAGTGTCCTTTCCCTCGACCTGGTGGTCGGAGTTCCCGGGGGGCTTCTCGGGAACGACCTGAGCCCCGGCGGGGCGGTACTCACCGCGTCCGCCGTGGCGCTGCCGTCGAACGGCCTGCTGCTCCTCAGCCCGGACGGCTCGTTCGTGTACACCGCGTTCGTGACCTTCACCGGCACCGACTCGTTTACCTACGTCGTGACCGACGGCGTCATCACGTCCGCCCCGGCGACCGTGGTCGTGACAGTCGCCGCCGCGAACCGGGCACCGGTGGCGTCGCCCGACGCTTACACGGTGGCGGAGGACACAACTCTCTCGGCAGGCGCCCCCGGCCTCCTCGGCAACGATACCGACCCGGACGGCGACACCCTGACGGCACTTTTGGAGACCGCCCCCGCCGTCGGCACACTCGTGCTGACCACCGGCGGCGCGTTCACCTACACGCCACCCGCCGGCTGGTCCGGCACGACCTCGTTCACGTACCGCGTGACCGACGGCAGCATGAGCCCGGCGCCGGTCACCGTCACGCTGAACGTCGTTGGCGCCGTCGCCCGGCCGGCTGCGGTGGACGACGACTACGCCGTCGCCGCCGGCGGCACCCTGAGGGTGACCGCACCCGGCGTGTTGGCCAACGACACGCCTTCGGGAATCGGGACACTCACGGCCGTTCTCAACAGCGACCCAGGCCACGGCACGCTGACCTTCGACCCCGACGGCTCGTTCACGTACACGCCCGACGTCGGGTACGCCGGGACCGACTCGTTCGGCTACTCGGCGGCGGACGGCGGCGGCGTCACCGGCGGCACAAGGGTGCGGATCTTCGTCCACAGTACCAACCGGCCACCGGTCGGCGGGGTGGACACCGCGACCACCGTCGCCGGTACGCCGGTCACGGTCTCGGCCGCGACCGTCCTGGCGAACGACTCCGACCCCGACGGCGACGTGCTGGCTGCCGAGTTGGTCGCCGGCGGCGCGCACGGGACTGTAACGGTCGCGGCCGACGGGTCCATGACGTACACGCCGGACGCCGGGTTCCACGGGACTGATACGTTCACCTACCTCGTCACCGACGGTCAGCTCCGCTCGGGGCTGGTACAGGTGACGGTAACGGTAGCGAACCCGCCCACGCCCGAACCCCCGCCGACACCCGATCTCTTGCCACCGGTACCGTCGCCGACCGGCACGGCCGGGCCGACGATTGCTGCCACGCCGCCCGACTCGGTCGCGCCGAGAGCCTCGGACTCTTCCGACGGCGATAGCCCGCTCGGTGGCGCTCCCGGGGGAACCGTCAGTCCGGTGCCCGCCGTCTCGTCCGGCACGCCGACCGGGAACTCCCAGCCGGCAGGCACGCCGACCGCGGCAGACGCGGGTCGTGTGTACGCCGCCGGCGACGCTCCGGTACTGCCCGAGGCACCAGCGCCGGCGCCGCAGCCGTCCCCCGCCACGCAACCCCAACCGGTGCCCACGGCGCCGGAACCGTCGGCACCGGCGGCCGCCGTGGCGTTGCCGCCCACGGTTCCGGCGACGGCGCCGGTGCCGATCACGCCTGCGATCACGACGCCACAAGCGGCGGTGAACCTGCCCGCGACGCTGCTCGCGCCTCTGGACCGCGTCCGCGACGAACTCCGGGCCGAAGCGGCAGAGCGGGCCACCGCCGACTCCATCGTCGTGTCGGGTACCGTGGCGGTCGCCGGGATGGTGCTACTGAACACGCGGGCCGTGTACTGGTTCCTCAGCGCCCTGCTGGCTCGCCCGGCGGTGATGCGGAGGTTCGACCCGCTGGACGTCATCTTCGCATGGGAGCGCGACGCCAGGCGGCCCCGCGACGGCGGCCCGGACGACTCCCTGCAGGCGATGGTCGGCTGA
- a CDS encoding protein kinase domain-containing protein, with product MSPSPSPDEGTVVLPAAAALRSAAAADATPAVAVPGFELLEVLSHGGMGVVYRARETALDRVVALKMIAPAALAMPDVRERFEREARAAARLQHPNVVALYHTGLDAPCPFLVLEYVPGFDLVRLVRERGSLPWREAVEYARLAAQGLRHVHECGLVHRDVKPSNVMVVPADGAGPASVKLLDLGVARLVLPASHPSDSALTEAGVFLGTPEYVAPEQAEDPRRADARSDLYGLGATLYFLLSGAPPFSGQTPLEAVRRAATDPRPSLRGRRPDVPAALDVVVRRLLAADPARRFASAADVADALGRVLRGEPLPPELSDPTAVHRPTGTSRMAANQYDRLRTALARLADAAKARAAAEAAAAAAFREASDRADRELGRAKKSLAAAREKEQAAIEENYTLAVTDLNGRADAELYAATRTRDERLTSLSLRYTSAEQKGRTEYQDKLWALDSVLEGSLKRAADQKESLGRKAAAAEEQVAGLWAEAGPLVEKAGTSREAVSGAAAAAATDDDPITRVQKAIAAAEDAIGTLRKDAGGKLFVLLGSTRRRLLAEAEAVGARLGEAEAAVAELKRFAAAEYAAETERAREKHARKRREAQEHYEPLLATQKEQYEAERARIGAEFEAAATAVRSKRGVEGATTESDYKQGRRLSAARNKAELKAAEETHEDKIGYATEARDAAWERLSAAWHGIAVEATTTLIALRAEAAADFPDWATVAGGRALPTTVPGGIRYGVMAVDPHLLPDGVSADARLAPPPDLAGPTPAFLPFPDRCSVVLKARDDGRAAAVAALQAMMLRFLTGLPPGKVRFTIVDPVGLGDNFASFMHLADHDEKLVTGRIWTEPREIEARLTDLTDHVASVIQKYLRNQYKSIEEYNRVAGEVAEPYRVLVVANFPANFSPEAAKRLVSIAQSGPSCGVCVLVGVDARAAMPRDFVLSDLEAPSLVLNWKDGRFSPKEPALAPFPLTVDAPPDAATVAQLVRRVGQASKDAVRVEVPFEYIAPKPDEVWTKSAAKGFDVPVGRAGATRRQAFVLGRGTAQHALVAGKTGSGKSTLLHALITNLALNYSPDEAELYLIDFKEGVEFQWYATYQLPHARVVAIQSEREFGLSVLQRLDGILRERGERFRDAGVNDLAGYREFLKGQATCPRILLVVDEFQQFFVEDDKLAQEAALLLDRLVRQGRAFGLHVLLGSQTLGGAYSLARSTIDQMAVRVALQCSDADAQLILSKDNNAARLLSRPGEAIYNDQNGLVEGNDPFQVVWLSEEKRESVLRELGRRAAGKYPPPLVFEGNSDADPARNPALARVLAAETWAEPKAPAAWLGDPVAIKEPTVAVFRPQGSANLLLIGQNEDAARGLFAAALLGLAGQIAPAGTPVFTLLDGTPDDADDAETLRRLAAKVPGHARAPDRPALPAAIAELAAEVERRAKGEGGRAPRFLFVFGVHRFRELRKAEDDYSFSRRGAEREPSPAERFAALLKDGPGVGVHVVAWCDSLTNLNRAFDRSLLREFGMRVLFQMSPTDSSTLMDSPAASRLGRHRALFLQEEQERPEKFRPYGVPEAGWVDAAVVAVGKKK from the coding sequence GTGAGCCCTTCACCATCACCCGACGAGGGCACGGTCGTCCTCCCGGCCGCCGCCGCCCTCCGCTCCGCCGCGGCGGCCGACGCCACGCCCGCCGTGGCCGTGCCCGGGTTCGAGCTACTGGAGGTGCTCAGCCATGGCGGCATGGGCGTCGTCTACCGCGCCCGCGAGACGGCCCTGGACCGCGTCGTGGCGCTGAAGATGATCGCCCCGGCGGCGCTGGCCATGCCGGACGTGCGCGAGCGGTTCGAGCGCGAGGCCCGCGCCGCCGCCCGGCTCCAGCACCCGAACGTCGTCGCCCTGTACCACACCGGGCTCGACGCCCCCTGCCCGTTCCTCGTGCTGGAGTACGTGCCCGGGTTCGACCTCGTGCGACTGGTGCGCGAGCGCGGCTCGCTGCCGTGGCGGGAGGCCGTGGAGTACGCCCGCCTGGCAGCCCAAGGGCTGCGGCACGTCCACGAGTGCGGCCTCGTCCACCGCGACGTGAAGCCATCGAACGTCATGGTCGTCCCCGCCGACGGCGCGGGGCCGGCGAGCGTCAAGCTCCTCGACCTCGGGGTGGCCCGCCTGGTGCTTCCGGCCTCGCACCCGTCCGACTCCGCCCTGACGGAAGCGGGCGTGTTCCTCGGCACGCCGGAGTACGTGGCCCCGGAGCAGGCCGAAGACCCGCGCCGGGCCGACGCCCGGTCCGACCTCTACGGCCTCGGGGCCACGCTGTACTTCCTGCTCAGCGGGGCGCCGCCGTTCTCCGGGCAGACGCCGCTCGAGGCCGTCCGCCGCGCCGCCACCGACCCGCGCCCGTCGCTCCGCGGCCGCCGGCCGGACGTGCCCGCGGCGCTGGACGTCGTCGTCCGCCGCCTCCTCGCCGCCGACCCGGCCCGGCGGTTCGCGTCGGCCGCGGACGTGGCCGACGCGCTGGGCCGCGTCCTCCGGGGCGAGCCGCTGCCGCCGGAACTGTCCGACCCGACCGCCGTCCATCGCCCCACGGGAACCTCCCGCATGGCCGCGAACCAGTACGACCGTTTACGTACGGCGCTGGCCCGCCTGGCCGACGCCGCGAAGGCCCGCGCCGCCGCCGAGGCCGCCGCCGCCGCCGCGTTCCGCGAGGCGAGCGACCGTGCCGACCGCGAACTCGGCCGGGCCAAGAAGTCGCTCGCCGCCGCCCGCGAGAAGGAACAGGCGGCCATCGAGGAGAACTACACCCTCGCCGTCACCGACCTGAACGGGCGGGCCGACGCCGAGCTGTACGCGGCCACCCGCACCCGCGACGAGCGGCTCACGTCGCTGTCGCTGCGGTACACTTCCGCGGAGCAGAAGGGGCGGACCGAGTACCAGGACAAGCTGTGGGCGCTCGACTCCGTGCTCGAGGGTTCGCTGAAGCGGGCGGCCGATCAGAAGGAGTCGCTCGGTCGAAAGGCCGCCGCCGCGGAGGAGCAGGTGGCCGGCCTGTGGGCCGAGGCCGGGCCGCTGGTCGAGAAGGCCGGCACCTCCCGCGAGGCGGTGAGCGGCGCGGCCGCCGCCGCGGCGACCGACGACGACCCCATCACCCGCGTGCAGAAGGCCATCGCCGCCGCCGAAGACGCGATCGGGACGCTGCGGAAGGACGCGGGCGGCAAGTTGTTCGTCCTACTCGGCAGCACCCGGCGCCGGCTGCTCGCCGAGGCCGAGGCCGTGGGCGCGCGGCTCGGCGAGGCGGAGGCAGCGGTCGCCGAGTTGAAGCGGTTCGCAGCCGCCGAGTACGCCGCGGAGACCGAACGGGCGCGCGAGAAGCACGCCCGGAAGCGCCGCGAGGCACAGGAGCACTACGAACCGCTGCTCGCCACGCAGAAGGAGCAGTACGAGGCGGAGCGGGCGCGGATCGGCGCGGAGTTCGAGGCGGCCGCGACCGCGGTCCGGAGCAAGCGCGGCGTCGAGGGCGCGACGACGGAGAGCGACTACAAGCAAGGCCGCCGCCTCTCCGCGGCGCGGAATAAGGCCGAGCTGAAGGCGGCCGAGGAGACGCACGAGGACAAGATCGGCTACGCGACCGAGGCCCGCGACGCCGCGTGGGAACGGCTGTCGGCCGCGTGGCACGGCATCGCCGTCGAAGCGACGACGACGCTGATCGCCCTCCGCGCCGAGGCCGCCGCCGACTTCCCCGACTGGGCGACGGTCGCCGGCGGGCGTGCGCTGCCCACGACGGTCCCCGGCGGCATCCGCTACGGCGTCATGGCCGTGGACCCGCACCTGCTCCCCGACGGCGTCTCGGCCGACGCCCGGCTCGCGCCGCCCCCCGACCTCGCGGGACCGACGCCGGCGTTCCTGCCGTTCCCCGACCGCTGCTCCGTCGTGCTGAAGGCCCGCGACGACGGCCGCGCCGCGGCGGTCGCGGCGCTCCAGGCGATGATGCTGCGGTTCCTCACCGGCCTGCCGCCGGGAAAGGTGCGCTTCACCATCGTCGATCCCGTCGGCCTCGGCGACAACTTCGCGTCGTTCATGCACCTCGCCGACCACGACGAGAAGCTGGTGACCGGCCGCATCTGGACCGAGCCGCGCGAGATCGAGGCGCGGCTGACGGACCTGACGGACCACGTCGCCAGCGTGATCCAGAAGTACCTGCGGAACCAGTACAAGAGCATCGAGGAGTACAACCGCGTGGCCGGCGAGGTGGCCGAGCCGTACCGCGTGCTCGTGGTCGCCAACTTCCCCGCGAACTTCAGCCCCGAGGCGGCGAAGCGGCTCGTGAGCATCGCGCAGAGCGGCCCGTCGTGCGGCGTGTGCGTGCTCGTCGGCGTGGACGCGCGGGCGGCCATGCCGCGCGATTTTGTGCTGTCCGACCTGGAGGCGCCGAGCCTCGTGCTGAACTGGAAGGACGGCCGGTTCAGCCCCAAGGAGCCGGCCCTCGCCCCGTTCCCGCTGACGGTGGACGCCCCGCCCGACGCCGCGACGGTGGCCCAACTGGTGCGCCGCGTCGGGCAGGCGAGCAAGGACGCGGTCCGCGTCGAGGTGCCGTTCGAGTACATCGCCCCGAAGCCGGACGAGGTGTGGACGAAGAGTGCGGCGAAGGGCTTTGACGTGCCCGTCGGCCGGGCCGGGGCGACGCGCCGGCAGGCGTTCGTGCTCGGCCGCGGCACCGCGCAGCACGCGCTCGTCGCCGGCAAGACGGGCTCCGGCAAGTCCACGCTGCTGCACGCCCTCATCACGAACCTGGCGCTCAACTATAGCCCGGACGAGGCCGAACTGTACCTCATCGACTTCAAGGAGGGGGTCGAGTTCCAGTGGTACGCGACGTACCAGCTGCCGCACGCCCGGGTCGTGGCCATCCAGAGCGAGCGCGAGTTCGGGCTGAGCGTGCTCCAGCGGCTCGACGGCATCCTCCGCGAGCGCGGCGAGCGCTTCCGCGACGCGGGCGTGAACGACCTCGCCGGCTACCGCGAGTTCTTGAAGGGGCAGGCGACGTGCCCGCGAATCCTGCTCGTGGTCGACGAGTTCCAGCAGTTCTTCGTCGAGGACGACAAGCTGGCCCAGGAGGCGGCACTGCTCCTCGACCGGCTCGTCCGCCAGGGCCGCGCGTTCGGGTTGCACGTGCTGCTCGGCTCGCAGACGCTGGGCGGTGCGTACTCGCTGGCGCGGAGCACCATCGACCAGATGGCCGTCCGCGTCGCACTCCAGTGCTCGGACGCCGACGCTCAGCTGATCCTCAGCAAGGACAACAACGCCGCCCGGCTGCTGAGCCGGCCCGGCGAGGCGATCTACAACGACCAGAACGGGCTCGTCGAGGGGAACGACCCGTTCCAGGTGGTGTGGCTGTCGGAGGAGAAGCGCGAGAGCGTGTTGCGCGAGCTGGGCCGGCGCGCGGCCGGGAAGTACCCGCCGCCGCTGGTGTTCGAGGGGAACAGCGACGCCGACCCGGCCCGCAACCCGGCCCTGGCCCGCGTGCTGGCCGCCGAGACGTGGGCGGAGCCGAAGGCCCCCGCGGCGTGGCTCGGCGACCCGGTGGCGATCAAGGAGCCGACCGTCGCCGTGTTCCGCCCCCAAGGGTCGGCGAACCTGTTGCTGATCGGCCAGAACGAAGACGCCGCCCGCGGCCTGTTCGCCGCCGCGCTGCTGGGGCTCGCGGGGCAGATCGCGCCGGCCGGCACACCCGTCTTCACCCTGCTCGACGGCACGCCGGACGACGCCGACGACGCCGAGACGCTGCGCCGGCTCGCCGCGAAGGTGCCCGGTCACGCCCGCGCCCCGGACCGCCCCGCGCTGCCGGCGGCGATCGCCGAACTCGCCGCGGAGGTGGAGCGGCGAGCGAAGGGGGAGGGCGGCCGCGCCCCGCGGTTCCTGTTCGTGTTCGGCGTCCACCGGTTCCGCGAGTTGCGGAAGGCCGAAGACGATTACTCGTTCAGCCGCCGCGGCGCCGAGCGCGAGCCGAGCCCGGCCGAGCGGTTCGCCGCGCTGCTGAAGGACGGCCCCGGCGTCGGCGTTCACGTGGTGGCGTGGTGCGACTCGTTGACGAACCTGAACCGCGCGTTCGACCGGTCGCTGCTCCGCGAGTTCGGGATGCGGGTGCTGTTCCAGATGAGCCCGACCGACAGTAGCACGCTGATGGACAGCCCGGCGGCGTCGCGGCTCGGCCGGCACCGGGCGCTGTTCCTCCAGGAAGAACAGGAGCGGCCGGAGAAGTTCCGCCCGTACGGCGTACCCGAGGCCGGGTGGGTCGACGCGGCTGTGGTTGCCGTCGGGAAGAAGAAATAA
- a CDS encoding cytochrome P450: protein MPSDQLPPGPRGSSWLGGSLRDFTARRLDFFLDVARDYGPLASFRFGPRRMFLASDPALIEQVLVTDAKHYIKHFGARMYKPVLGNGLVTSEGEFWLRQRRLSQPAFLKQRVHSYAPAMAELTRRMLADWRPGKWVDVQYEFSGLTSAIALKTLFGLESTEDRATFVEALREAFDLMSARFRTVLAVPRWVPTPANRKLKRAIRHLDTVMDGFIAAGKKRAAEREGQGSTAGEAVDLLTRLLAARDEDGSAMTPRQLRDEAMTLYLAGHETTALTLSWAWLLLAQNPAAEDRLVAEWKAVLGGRSPTPDDLPNLPYTDAVIAEAMRVYPPVYLIGREATKELELGGYRVKKGYTIFMSQWVNHRDPAYFPDPGAFKPERWLDGLAKRIPKYAYYPFGGGPRVCIGNTFALMEAAILLATVGQRYRFTLDPAAVIDFDPQITLLPKYGIPATLAAR from the coding sequence ATGCCTTCCGACCAACTCCCGCCCGGCCCCCGCGGCAGTTCCTGGCTCGGCGGCAGCCTCCGCGACTTCACCGCCCGCCGGCTCGACTTCTTCCTCGACGTGGCCCGGGACTACGGCCCCCTCGCCAGCTTCCGCTTCGGCCCGCGGCGGATGTTCCTGGCGTCCGACCCGGCACTCATCGAGCAGGTCCTGGTGACCGACGCCAAGCATTACATCAAGCACTTCGGCGCCCGCATGTACAAGCCTGTGCTCGGCAACGGCCTGGTCACCAGCGAAGGCGAGTTCTGGCTCCGCCAGCGCCGCCTCAGTCAGCCCGCGTTCCTGAAGCAGCGCGTGCACTCGTACGCCCCCGCGATGGCCGAACTGACGCGGCGGATGCTCGCCGATTGGCGGCCGGGGAAGTGGGTGGACGTGCAGTACGAGTTCAGCGGCCTCACCAGCGCGATCGCCCTCAAGACGCTGTTCGGCCTCGAAAGCACTGAGGACCGGGCCACGTTCGTCGAGGCACTGCGGGAGGCGTTCGACCTGATGAGCGCCCGGTTCCGCACCGTGCTGGCGGTGCCGCGCTGGGTGCCGACGCCGGCCAACCGCAAGCTGAAGCGCGCCATCCGCCACCTCGACACCGTCATGGACGGGTTCATCGCCGCGGGGAAGAAGCGCGCCGCCGAGCGCGAAGGGCAGGGGAGCACGGCCGGCGAGGCGGTCGATCTGCTGACGCGGCTCCTCGCCGCGCGCGACGAGGACGGCTCGGCGATGACGCCGCGGCAACTCCGCGACGAGGCCATGACGCTGTACCTCGCCGGCCACGAAACGACGGCGCTGACGCTGAGCTGGGCGTGGCTGTTGCTGGCCCAAAACCCCGCGGCCGAGGACCGGCTCGTCGCTGAGTGGAAGGCCGTTCTCGGCGGCCGCTCGCCGACGCCCGACGACCTGCCGAACCTGCCGTACACGGACGCCGTGATCGCCGAGGCGATGCGCGTCTACCCGCCGGTTTACCTCATCGGCCGCGAGGCGACGAAGGAGTTGGAACTCGGCGGCTACCGGGTGAAGAAGGGGTACACAATCTTCATGAGCCAGTGGGTCAACCACCGCGACCCGGCGTACTTCCCGGACCCGGGGGCGTTCAAGCCGGAGCGCTGGCTGGACGGGCTGGCGAAGCGGATTCCGAAGTACGCGTACTACCCGTTCGGCGGCGGCCCGCGGGTGTGCATCGGCAACACGTTCGCGCTGATGGAGGCGGCGATCCTCCTGGCGACGGTCGGCCAGCGATACCGGTTCACGCTCGACCCCGCGGCGGTCATCGACTTCGACCCGCAGATCACGCTGCTGCCGAAGTACGGCATCCCGGCGACGCTGGCCGCGCGCTGA
- a CDS encoding hybrid sensor histidine kinase/response regulator yields the protein MNRVCFGLVSLLLCVLFLARNVGVLADPDAAELARRQAVCEAVAVECAVLSYRGESPAAAESFARAVARRSPEVLSIGIRNADGRLVADTGGHTQHWADATDTATPTHLQAEVPKADGSAWARVEVACRPLPFSGAWRYAGGSMLPLLAFCSVGWFAATAVYLRTVLRKIDLAEARVVPDRVKATLNTLSEGVVVLDRHGVIALANDAFGRAVGVPADDLRGRRASDLPWSAGAVPISEAEHPWVKVLRDAAPQTGHVLGLRAGEGKTLSVNSTPILADDGSCRGALATFDDLTPVEKARATAEAANRAKSEFLANVSHEIRTPMNAIMGMTELVLEGGRLTGEQRECLGIVGESATALLGVINDLLDLSKIEAGKFDLDPADFDLRAVLDDTLQGLALRAHTKGLELGCDIPADVPDVLVGDAGRLRQVVVNLVGNAIKFTHAGEVFVRVRVGERSAGVANLLVSVVDTGIGIPSDKLQAVFEPFTQADGGTSRKYGGSGLGLTISAHLVRLMGGEVWAESTVGRGSAFHFTARFGVPSHSHASLSLSDFYLTEGGPVLVAEDNLTTQRALAGMLERLNFQPTTADDTPSALAALEAAAAAGTPLPLLLVDATLPEPDGFVLAEQAVARRLARSVVVLLSSADLPRDVERCRTLGVAHLRKPVRRVDLARVLQLAVDPTQLTGGVPTPAPRVTPPAGPTGLRVLVVEDNRFNQLVTARKLERWGHSVTVTADGREALTALADRSFDLMFTDLQMPDMSGFELAAAVRRSEAGGRSRMPIVALTAHAMSGTREECLNAGMDDYVSKPVRDDDLHAVLRRVAVPAESGAEDTNARHRQDTNDVRTPADATFDRTTVLERVGGNRDVLRQLVGVFYQDCNTQMAALRAAIGNGDADGVRDAAHTVKGMVAFFSQPGATEAARALEDIGTRGELSGAASRCAELARELARIEAGLAEFAPPPADGWHLGFADRSEAETVCPAEL from the coding sequence ATGAATCGCGTCTGCTTCGGCCTCGTCAGCCTCCTCCTCTGCGTGCTGTTCCTGGCGCGGAACGTCGGCGTGCTCGCGGACCCGGACGCGGCCGAGCTCGCCCGCCGGCAGGCCGTGTGCGAGGCCGTCGCGGTCGAGTGCGCCGTCCTGTCGTACCGCGGCGAGTCGCCCGCCGCCGCCGAGTCGTTCGCCCGAGCGGTTGCCCGCCGCAGCCCCGAGGTTCTGTCGATCGGCATCCGGAACGCCGACGGGCGCCTCGTCGCCGACACCGGCGGGCACACCCAGCACTGGGCCGACGCGACCGACACGGCGACGCCCACCCACTTACAGGCCGAGGTTCCGAAGGCGGACGGCAGCGCGTGGGCGCGCGTCGAGGTGGCGTGCCGGCCGCTGCCGTTCTCGGGCGCGTGGCGGTACGCCGGCGGGTCGATGCTTCCACTCCTGGCGTTCTGCTCGGTCGGCTGGTTCGCCGCCACCGCGGTCTACCTGAGGACCGTGCTGCGCAAGATCGATTTGGCCGAGGCCCGCGTGGTACCCGACCGCGTCAAGGCGACACTGAACACACTCTCCGAAGGCGTCGTAGTGTTGGACCGGCACGGCGTCATCGCCCTGGCCAACGACGCCTTCGGCCGAGCGGTCGGCGTGCCGGCCGACGACCTGCGCGGCCGCCGGGCGTCCGACCTGCCGTGGTCCGCGGGGGCGGTGCCGATCTCCGAGGCGGAGCACCCGTGGGTCAAAGTGCTGCGCGACGCCGCCCCGCAGACCGGGCACGTCCTCGGCCTCCGGGCCGGCGAGGGGAAGACGCTCTCGGTCAACTCCACGCCCATCCTCGCCGACGACGGCAGCTGCCGCGGCGCGCTGGCGACGTTCGACGACCTCACCCCGGTGGAGAAGGCGCGGGCCACGGCCGAGGCCGCGAACCGGGCCAAGAGTGAGTTCCTGGCCAACGTCAGCCACGAAATCCGCACCCCGATGAACGCCATCATGGGGATGACCGAACTCGTGCTCGAGGGCGGTCGGCTGACCGGCGAGCAGCGAGAGTGCCTCGGCATCGTCGGCGAGTCGGCCACGGCGCTGCTCGGCGTCATCAACGACCTCCTCGACCTGTCAAAGATCGAAGCCGGCAAGTTCGACCTCGACCCGGCCGACTTCGACCTCCGCGCCGTGCTCGACGACACGCTGCAAGGTCTGGCCCTACGGGCTCACACGAAGGGGCTCGAACTCGGCTGCGACATCCCGGCCGACGTGCCCGACGTGCTCGTCGGCGACGCCGGCCGGCTGCGTCAGGTGGTGGTCAACCTCGTCGGCAACGCCATCAAGTTCACGCACGCCGGCGAGGTGTTCGTCCGCGTCCGCGTCGGCGAGCGGTCCGCCGGCGTCGCGAACCTGCTGGTCAGCGTCGTGGACACCGGCATCGGCATCCCGTCGGACAAGCTGCAAGCCGTCTTCGAGCCGTTCACGCAGGCCGACGGCGGCACCTCGCGGAAGTACGGCGGCAGCGGCCTCGGCCTCACCATCTCGGCGCACCTCGTTCGGCTGATGGGCGGCGAGGTGTGGGCCGAGAGCACCGTCGGCCGCGGCAGTGCGTTCCACTTCACCGCCCGGTTCGGGGTGCCGAGCCACTCGCACGCGTCACTGTCCTTGTCCGACTTCTACCTGACCGAGGGCGGACCGGTCCTGGTGGCCGAGGACAACCTCACGACGCAGCGCGCCCTGGCCGGTATGCTGGAGCGGCTCAACTTCCAGCCGACGACCGCGGACGACACGCCGTCCGCGCTGGCAGCTCTGGAAGCCGCAGCGGCCGCGGGCACGCCGCTTCCCCTGCTGCTGGTCGACGCCACCCTCCCCGAGCCGGACGGCTTCGTGCTCGCCGAGCAGGCCGTCGCCCGCCGCCTCGCACGGTCGGTGGTGGTGCTGCTCTCCTCGGCCGACCTGCCGCGGGACGTGGAGCGCTGTCGGACGCTCGGCGTCGCCCACCTGCGGAAGCCGGTCCGCCGGGTCGACCTGGCCCGTGTGCTTCAGCTCGCCGTCGACCCGACGCAGCTCACCGGGGGCGTACCGACGCCGGCGCCGCGCGTGACGCCGCCGGCCGGTCCGACCGGGTTGCGGGTTCTGGTGGTGGAGGACAACCGGTTCAACCAGCTGGTAACGGCGAGGAAGCTGGAGCGGTGGGGCCACAGCGTCACCGTCACCGCCGACGGCCGTGAGGCGCTCACGGCCCTCGCCGACCGCTCATTCGATTTGATGTTCACCGACTTGCAGATGCCGGACATGAGTGGCTTCGAGCTGGCTGCGGCCGTCCGCCGCTCCGAGGCCGGCGGCCGCAGCCGAATGCCGATCGTGGCCCTCACCGCGCACGCCATGTCCGGCACCCGCGAGGAGTGCCTCAACGCCGGGATGGACGATTACGTCTCGAAACCGGTCCGCGACGACGACCTGCACGCGGTACTGCGGCGCGTCGCGGTGCCCGCCGAGTCGGGCGCCGAGGACACAAACGCGCGGCACCGGCAGGACACGAACGACGTCCGGACGCCGGCCGACGCGACGTTCGACCGCACGACGGTGCTCGAACGGGTCGGCGGCAACCGCGACGTGCTCCGCCAGTTGGTCGGCGTCTTCTACCAGGACTGCAACACGCAGATGGCCGCGCTCCGGGCCGCGATTGGCAACGGCGACGCCGACGGCGTCCGGGACGCGGCCCACACCGTCAAGGGAATGGTGGCGTTCTTCAGCCAGCCCGGCGCCACCGAGGCGGCGCGGGCGCTGGAGGACATCGGCACGCGCGGCGAGCTGAGCGGGGCGGCCTCCCGGTGCGCGGAGTTGGCGCGGGAGCTGGCGAGGATCGAGGCGGGACTGGCCGAGTTCGCCCCGCCGCCGGCCGACGGCTGGCACCTCGGCTTCGCCGACCGCTCCGAGGCCGAGACGGTGTGCCCCGCGGAACTGTGA